In a genomic window of Nostoc sp. UHCC 0870:
- a CDS encoding ATP-binding cassette domain-containing protein, with product MNTNKNGDITNPYLSLEKQGNILHFELNKQQHIIGREQSMADLVVPEDWQVVGRCQALLYKDGKDYRIYDGDGQKPSTNGLYINRIRITSDSGHYLTHDTEISIGQNPQNMVVLKYYNPANPVVNPAPSSQGISLKQRSVLLGRDSDSSLPLDAPTVSRRHATIDTDTQGRYILRDHSTNGVFVNGQRVNSSIILTPGAIIRIGPFSLVLRGDELQFIDQGNQIRLDACDLVIQDKDKRRLDDISVAIEPGQFVALVGGSGAGKSTLMRTLLGIEQTTQGIVYLNGENLRNNFHLYRTHIGYVPQDDIIHQELTVGEVLTYAAKLRLPPDIDVANVVEKTLQDVEMSHRRQAKVSQLSGGQRKRVSIGVELLADPKLFFLDEPTSGLDPGLDKKMMQLLRKLADQGRTVVLVTHATANIKLCDRVVFLGQGGRLCYFGPPDECLQFFGVRDDFADIYNQLENPENVVDQAMRFHQSDDYRFYIENHLSPGNQTLQPHLVNSQGSGTSFWGQFQILAQRYLQIQKRDRVNLGLALLTAPIGISLMTLAIRGQEPLVLGEQPDPTLAPLALRVLFIFTCAALWVGLSSSLQEIVKESAIYLRERLVNLGLLAYLSSKVAILSGLALLQTLLIATIILICFKSPQPDLISWQLGLVITTFLTLLTSISLGLLVSTFVKNISQANSALPLLLLPQIIFSGVLFKMEDAASIVSWLMLSRWSVGAYGTLVNLNALVPNNIPAPQPFEPTSIYEATWSNLSLNWGVLCLHTIIYLTVTFYLQKRKDIF from the coding sequence ATGAATACAAATAAAAATGGTGACATTACGAACCCATATTTAAGCTTGGAAAAACAAGGAAACATATTACACTTTGAACTCAACAAGCAACAGCATATAATTGGGCGAGAACAATCAATGGCTGATCTAGTTGTCCCAGAAGATTGGCAAGTTGTAGGGCGATGTCAAGCTTTGTTATATAAAGATGGCAAAGACTACCGAATTTATGATGGGGATGGTCAAAAGCCTAGTACGAATGGACTGTATATTAATCGCATCCGCATCACTTCCGATTCTGGGCATTATCTAACACACGATACAGAAATCAGTATTGGTCAAAATCCCCAAAATATGGTTGTGCTGAAATACTATAATCCAGCTAATCCTGTAGTGAATCCTGCGCCGAGTTCACAAGGAATCTCTCTGAAACAGAGGTCTGTTTTACTGGGACGCGATAGTGATTCTAGTTTACCTTTAGACGCGCCTACAGTTTCCCGTCGTCACGCCACCATTGATACTGATACTCAAGGACGCTACATTCTGCGTGATCACAGTACCAATGGGGTGTTTGTCAATGGACAACGAGTTAACAGCAGTATCATCCTTACCCCAGGTGCAATCATTCGTATTGGGCCATTTAGTCTGGTATTGCGTGGGGATGAATTACAATTCATCGATCAAGGTAATCAAATTCGTTTAGATGCTTGTGATTTGGTGATTCAAGATAAAGACAAGCGACGCTTGGATGATATATCTGTAGCCATTGAACCAGGACAGTTTGTAGCTTTGGTAGGTGGTAGTGGTGCGGGGAAGTCAACTTTGATGCGTACCCTCTTGGGAATTGAGCAAACAACTCAAGGCATAGTTTACCTCAATGGTGAAAATCTGCGAAATAATTTCCACCTTTACCGCACTCATATAGGTTACGTTCCACAGGATGACATTATTCACCAAGAATTGACGGTGGGGGAAGTGCTGACTTACGCCGCCAAGTTGCGATTACCACCAGATATTGATGTGGCGAATGTGGTGGAAAAGACTTTACAAGATGTGGAAATGTCCCACCGTCGCCAGGCGAAGGTGTCCCAACTGAGTGGGGGACAACGGAAACGGGTAAGTATTGGGGTGGAATTATTAGCTGATCCCAAGTTGTTTTTCTTAGATGAACCGACTTCAGGACTTGATCCGGGGTTGGATAAGAAGATGATGCAATTATTGCGGAAATTAGCTGATCAAGGGCGGACGGTGGTTTTAGTGACTCATGCGACAGCTAATATTAAACTATGCGATCGCGTGGTGTTTCTTGGTCAAGGAGGACGGTTATGTTATTTTGGCCCTCCTGATGAATGCTTACAGTTTTTTGGTGTCAGAGATGATTTTGCTGATATCTACAATCAGCTAGAAAACCCCGAAAATGTCGTTGATCAGGCGATGAGATTTCACCAATCCGATGATTATCGGTTTTATATTGAAAATCACCTCAGTCCCGGAAATCAAACCCTACAGCCACATCTAGTTAATTCTCAGGGTTCTGGGACTTCCTTCTGGGGACAGTTCCAGATTCTAGCGCAACGTTACTTGCAGATTCAAAAGCGCGATCGCGTTAACCTTGGTTTAGCACTGTTAACTGCACCCATCGGGATCAGTTTAATGACCCTCGCCATCAGAGGTCAAGAACCCTTAGTCTTAGGAGAACAACCAGATCCCACCCTTGCACCTTTAGCGTTGCGGGTGTTATTTATCTTTACTTGTGCAGCATTATGGGTAGGACTTTCTAGTTCATTACAAGAAATAGTGAAAGAATCAGCAATTTACCTGCGTGAAAGATTAGTTAATTTAGGTTTATTGGCTTATCTCAGTTCTAAAGTAGCGATTCTTTCAGGTTTAGCACTTCTGCAAACTTTATTGATCGCAACAATAATTTTAATTTGTTTTAAATCACCGCAGCCTGACTTAATCTCTTGGCAATTAGGATTAGTAATTACTACATTTTTGACACTTTTAACTAGTATTAGTCTAGGCTTACTAGTTTCAACCTTTGTAAAAAATATTAGTCAAGCTAATAGTGCTTTACCTCTGCTGTTGCTACCGCAAATTATATTTTCCGGTGTTTTATTTAAAATGGAAGATGCTGCTAGTATAGTTTCCTGGTTAATGCTCAGTCGTTGGTCTGTGGGAGCTTATGGTACTTTAGTTAATCTCAATGCCCTAGTTCCTAATAATATTCCAGCACCTCAACCATTTGAACCAACATCTATTTATGAAGCTACATGGTCTAACTTAAGTTTAAATTGGGGTGTTTTGTGCTTACATACTATCATTTATTTGACAGTGACATTTTACTTACAAAAGCGCAAAGACATTTTTTGA
- a CDS encoding histidine phosphatase family protein produces MSQIVWIARHANRLDFVNPDWFLTAERRYDPPLSEDGFVQAKQLARRLKQEKITHIFASPFLRTVQTANAVAEVLDLPIKLETGLSEWLNPAWMTEEPEKLSTPALSALFPRIDTSYTPQIAAKYPETHEQVRARSAQTARCLASEYFPHDILLVAHGASVLGSAMGLVGDIAKTEVKASLCSVVKVVRREPEWLLELKGDTTHLTQVEEVIRFA; encoded by the coding sequence ATGAGTCAAATAGTTTGGATCGCAAGACACGCCAACCGCCTCGACTTCGTAAACCCCGATTGGTTTCTCACCGCAGAACGACGCTACGATCCACCCCTGTCTGAAGATGGTTTTGTTCAAGCCAAGCAGCTAGCTAGGCGGTTAAAACAAGAAAAAATCACCCATATTTTTGCTTCTCCCTTCCTGCGGACAGTACAAACAGCCAACGCTGTAGCAGAAGTTTTAGATTTGCCAATTAAACTAGAAACAGGACTAAGCGAATGGCTAAACCCTGCTTGGATGACAGAAGAACCCGAAAAACTCTCAACTCCAGCCCTATCAGCATTATTTCCCAGAATTGATACCAGCTACACGCCCCAAATTGCTGCCAAATATCCCGAAACTCACGAACAGGTACGCGCACGTTCAGCACAAACTGCTAGGTGCTTGGCATCGGAATACTTCCCCCATGATATTTTGCTAGTAGCACATGGGGCTTCTGTACTGGGGAGTGCGATGGGTTTAGTGGGGGATATTGCCAAAACCGAAGTCAAAGCTTCCTTGTGTTCTGTAGTCAAAGTAGTCCGTAGAGAACCAGAATGGTTGCTAGAACTAAAGGGAGATACCACCCATTTAACTCAGGTAGAGGAAGTTATTCGTTTTGCTTGA
- a CDS encoding ABC transporter ATP-binding protein yields the protein MSQTIPIDKSKSILEAKSITRRFGGLVAVNNVSFTVNKYEIFGLIGPNGAGKTTLFNLITALIPLSSGELIYQGQEISQRRSYEIASLGIARTFQNIRLFGELSALENVIIARHLHTNSSIFTGVLGLPPAPREEAKSRQKALELLDMVGLSDRATEKSRNFAYGDQRRLEIARALALEPQILLLDEPAAGMNPSEKVQLSDFIRDLRDRFNLTIILIEHHVPLVMGLCNRIAVLDFGQLIALGEPSVVRNNPAVIEAYLGNE from the coding sequence ATGTCCCAAACTATCCCGATAGATAAAAGCAAATCTATTTTAGAAGCCAAGTCAATAACTCGCCGCTTTGGTGGGTTAGTGGCGGTAAATAATGTATCTTTTACAGTTAATAAATATGAAATTTTTGGATTAATAGGCCCTAATGGTGCTGGTAAAACGACCTTATTTAATTTAATTACAGCGTTAATTCCCCTTTCTAGTGGAGAACTAATTTATCAAGGGCAAGAAATTTCTCAACGGCGTTCTTATGAAATTGCTAGTTTAGGTATTGCTCGTACCTTCCAAAATATTCGCTTATTCGGGGAATTATCCGCTCTAGAGAATGTGATTATTGCCAGACATTTACATACGAATAGTAGTATATTTACAGGGGTTTTAGGCTTACCGCCAGCACCAAGAGAAGAAGCAAAAAGTAGACAGAAAGCTTTAGAATTATTAGATATGGTGGGATTAAGCGATCGCGCCACAGAAAAATCCCGAAATTTTGCCTATGGTGATCAACGTCGCTTAGAAATTGCTCGTGCTTTAGCTTTAGAACCGCAAATATTACTACTTGATGAACCTGCGGCGGGGATGAATCCCAGTGAAAAAGTACAACTGAGCGATTTTATTCGGGATTTGCGCGATCGCTTCAATTTAACTATTATTCTTATTGAGCATCACGTCCCCTTAGTCATGGGACTATGCAACAGAATAGCAGTATTAGATTTTGGACAATTAATAGCCTTGGGTGAACCCTCTGTAGTCAGAAATAATCCGGCTGTGATTGAAGCTTATTTAGGTAATGAATGA
- a CDS encoding transposase gives MSNILNYIEENPKQTQRLIGLEYEQLQQLIINGERLYHEKKALLESKKVRIIAGGGGRKPKLSISEQIILTLVYLRHLTTFQLLGIQFEVSESTANDTFNYWLPNLRELLPSSLLEQVKKNASDYEVVKEMLTEYELIVDSYEQVRERPRDNDEQKKYFSGKKSNHTFKTQMIILPDASDIVDVVAGEPGPKSDITLFREYRSEFDAKQRFKGDKAYLGEDLITTPIKKPRNQELTTEQKEQNKIFSSKRIFVEHRIRSVKIFRVVQERFRLNTRKYKQVILTICGLVRLRIRGLILPLEISAISSG, from the coding sequence ATGAGCAATATACTGAATTACATTGAAGAGAATCCTAAACAAACCCAAAGGTTAATAGGTCTGGAATATGAACAGTTACAACAATTAATCATAAATGGGGAAAGATTATATCATGAAAAAAAAGCTTTACTGGAATCTAAGAAAGTGAGAATTATTGCTGGTGGAGGAGGTCGGAAACCAAAATTATCTATTTCTGAACAAATCATTTTAACTTTAGTGTATCTCCGACATCTGACAACCTTTCAACTTCTAGGTATTCAGTTTGAAGTAAGTGAGTCTACAGCCAACGATACGTTTAACTATTGGTTGCCTAACTTGCGAGAATTACTGCCATCAAGTTTGCTTGAACAAGTAAAAAAAAACGCTTCTGACTATGAAGTAGTAAAAGAAATGCTCACAGAATATGAATTAATAGTAGATAGCTATGAACAAGTCAGAGAAAGACCTAGAGACAATGATGAACAAAAGAAATATTTTTCAGGTAAGAAGAGTAATCATACATTTAAAACTCAAATGATTATTTTACCTGATGCTAGTGATATCGTTGATGTTGTGGCAGGTGAACCTGGTCCAAAAAGCGATATAACTTTGTTCCGAGAATATCGTTCAGAGTTTGATGCCAAACAAAGATTTAAAGGAGATAAGGCATATCTTGGAGAAGATTTAATTACAACTCCAATTAAGAAACCAAGAAATCAAGAACTAACAACTGAACAGAAAGAACAGAACAAAATATTTTCATCTAAACGAATCTTTGTTGAACATCGAATACGGTCAGTCAAAATCTTTCGAGTTGTCCAAGAGAGATTTAGGTTAAATACCCGCAAATATAAGCAAGTAATTTTGACGATTTGTGGGCTAGTAAGGTTACGGATTCGAGGGCTAATATTACCATTAGAAATATCAGCTATATCATCAGGTTAA
- a CDS encoding Rpn family recombination-promoting nuclease/putative transposase, with product MAEYDNLCKNLAEKYPRDFIRWLLNQEPQQIKILKTELSIEPIRADAVTFLQTENRILHLEFQTTIKSKTPLGLRMLDYYVRLTRKYQLPVTQVVIFLQPTTDEIAFTTEYVSETTIHRYQVMRMWEQDSAMFLNNLGLLPLAPLTKTDSAPALLSQVAQSLARIPDIETRQNTTAYTEILAGLKFEQELILKLFREETMQESVIYQYILDKGEQRGEQQEALRFLTRMLNRRFGEIDSAIIERIQILSTAQLEALGEEFLDFTKVADLVTWLEQNPGS from the coding sequence ATGGCAGAATATGATAATCTCTGTAAAAATCTCGCAGAAAAATATCCCCGTGATTTTATTAGGTGGTTATTAAATCAAGAACCACAGCAAATTAAAATCTTAAAAACCGAATTGAGCATCGAACCAATTCGCGCTGATGCGGTGACATTCTTGCAAACAGAAAATCGGATTTTACATCTAGAATTTCAAACCACAATCAAATCTAAAACCCCACTAGGATTGCGGATGCTAGATTACTACGTCCGCTTGACACGGAAATATCAACTTCCTGTCACCCAAGTAGTAATTTTCTTACAACCAACAACTGATGAAATCGCTTTTACCACAGAATATGTCAGCGAAACGACAATTCATCGCTATCAAGTGATGAGAATGTGGGAGCAAGATTCAGCGATGTTTCTGAATAATTTGGGTTTATTACCATTAGCACCATTAACCAAAACCGATTCTGCACCAGCCTTATTATCGCAAGTTGCTCAAAGTCTTGCTAGAATTCCAGATATTGAGACTAGACAGAATACGACTGCTTATACAGAAATTTTGGCGGGGTTAAAGTTTGAGCAAGAGTTGATTCTAAAATTGTTCCGGGAGGAGACTATGCAAGAGTCGGTGATTTATCAGTATATTTTGGACAAAGGTGAACAGCGTGGTGAACAGCAAGAAGCTTTGCGTTTCTTAACGCGTATGTTAAATCGGCGATTTGGCGAAATTGATTCAGCCATAATTGAGCGCATTCAAATCTTATCAACAGCACAATTAGAAGCATTGGGAGAAGAGTTTTTAGATTTTACAAAAGTCGCTGATTTAGTCACTTGGCTTGAGCAAAATCCTGGTAGTTAA
- a CDS encoding ABC transporter ATP-binding protein, whose amino-acid sequence MNADKHQYEDSQDFVILEVQDLDVNYGGIQALKKINLTIQKGEVVTLIGANGAGKTTTLRAISKIVNPLNGQIIYSGRNITRRQPHELVKLGIAHCPEGRRVLAKQTVLDNLLLGAYIRSNQAEIKADIQNQFELFPRLAQRRTQLAGTLSGGEQQMLAIARALMSRPQLLLLDEPSLGLAPAIVKEIFSIIENLRATGVTILLVEQNANLALQIADRGYVLEAGSITLTGAASELISDERVKKAYLG is encoded by the coding sequence ATGAACGCCGATAAACACCAATATGAAGATAGTCAAGATTTTGTAATTTTAGAGGTGCAAGACCTTGATGTTAATTATGGTGGTATTCAAGCCCTAAAAAAGATTAATTTAACTATTCAAAAGGGCGAGGTAGTTACTTTAATTGGTGCTAATGGTGCGGGGAAAACTACAACACTACGCGCGATATCTAAAATAGTTAATCCTCTCAATGGGCAAATTATTTATAGTGGACGGAATATTACCCGTCGCCAACCTCATGAACTTGTAAAGTTGGGGATTGCTCATTGTCCAGAAGGTCGGCGAGTTTTGGCAAAGCAAACGGTGTTAGATAATTTACTTTTGGGTGCTTATATTCGCTCAAATCAAGCTGAAATTAAAGCTGATATTCAAAATCAATTTGAGTTATTTCCTCGGTTAGCGCAACGACGTACTCAACTAGCCGGAACTCTTAGTGGTGGTGAACAACAAATGTTAGCGATCGCTCGTGCTTTAATGAGTAGACCACAACTATTGCTTTTAGATGAGCCGAGTTTGGGTTTAGCACCTGCGATCGTCAAAGAAATATTCTCAATTATTGAAAATTTGCGGGCTACTGGTGTGACTATTTTATTAGTCGAACAAAACGCCAATTTAGCTCTACAAATTGCTGATAGAGGTTATGTTTTAGAAGCTGGTTCTATCACTTTAACTGGTGCAGCTTCAGAGTTAATTAGTGATGAGCGAGTGAAAAAAGCTTATTTGGGCTAA
- a CDS encoding protein kinase domain-containing protein — translation MQTPTLLNHRYRVIRVLGSGGFGETFLAEDTQMPSGRRCVIKKLKPVENNPQIYQLVQERFQREAAILEELGDGCNQIPKLYAYFVEDDDFFLVQEYIEGDTLQEKLHLQGQLSESSVREILSNILPILDYVHSKRIVHRDIKPENILIRHGDGKPVLIDFGAVKETMGTIMTVSGESSRSIVIGTPGFMPSEQSAGRPVFASDLYSMGLTAIYLLTGKIPQQLETDPGTGDLIWRHHALSVSPSFATLLDKAIASHARDRYSTAKEMLQALQHGATPIAPTIPVSPPTLVSAPPAYVQPQQTVVSAPPADAPYQQPVYSQPPPPVSKGMGDWQKAVIIGGVIGACVIGGLWITRPSQTQNNVNHTEATTSPTTEISPTTTPTPIVIYTSVPRVERTQPSKPPPLPPRTVYPTSTSSITQSEATSLINDWLQAKRVMFAPPYDRQPANQLTTGEEYERVAGIDGSINSLKNDGFYYKYGVQQIDSVDNFTVNGSYAIIKVKITEDRTLFDSNGNIIPKETDFKTRTIRYKLKFVDDRWKIDSKTNLSD, via the coding sequence ATGCAAACACCTACATTATTAAATCATCGCTACCGAGTGATTCGGGTATTGGGGTCTGGTGGATTTGGCGAAACATTTCTAGCAGAAGATACCCAAATGCCATCAGGTCGGAGATGCGTTATTAAAAAGCTCAAGCCTGTAGAAAATAACCCGCAGATTTATCAGTTAGTGCAAGAACGGTTTCAAAGAGAAGCCGCCATATTAGAAGAATTAGGTGATGGGTGCAATCAGATTCCTAAACTATATGCCTACTTTGTAGAAGACGATGACTTTTTTTTAGTCCAAGAATATATTGAGGGCGACACTCTACAGGAAAAGTTGCACCTACAAGGACAGTTGAGTGAAAGTTCAGTCAGAGAAATTCTCAGCAACATTCTGCCGATTTTGGATTACGTCCACAGTAAACGCATCGTCCATAGAGACATTAAGCCAGAAAACATTTTAATTCGCCACGGTGATGGTAAACCCGTGTTGATTGACTTTGGTGCAGTCAAAGAAACAATGGGAACAATAATGACTGTTTCTGGTGAATCTAGCCGGTCGATTGTGATTGGTACGCCTGGATTTATGCCTAGTGAACAATCAGCAGGTCGTCCAGTATTTGCTAGTGATTTGTATAGTATGGGGTTAACAGCAATTTATTTGCTAACTGGTAAGATTCCCCAACAATTAGAAACCGATCCGGGGACGGGTGATTTAATCTGGCGACACCATGCTTTAAGTGTTAGTCCCAGTTTTGCCACATTGTTAGATAAAGCGATCGCCTCTCACGCACGCGATCGCTACTCCACCGCTAAAGAAATGCTTCAAGCCTTACAACATGGTGCAACACCAATCGCCCCAACCATCCCAGTTTCACCTCCCACATTAGTTTCTGCACCCCCAGCATATGTCCAACCGCAGCAAACAGTAGTCTCCGCACCACCCGCAGACGCTCCATATCAGCAGCCGGTTTATTCTCAACCACCACCACCAGTTAGCAAAGGAATGGGTGATTGGCAAAAAGCAGTCATCATCGGCGGCGTAATTGGGGCGTGTGTAATTGGCGGTTTATGGATTACCAGACCATCTCAAACCCAAAACAATGTAAATCATACAGAAGCCACGACTTCTCCGACAACAGAGATATCTCCAACCACTACACCTACACCTATAGTTATATATACAAGTGTGCCTAGAGTAGAACGCACTCAACCCAGTAAACCACCTCCACTTCCACCGCGAACTGTATATCCGACTTCGACTTCATCAATTACACAATCAGAAGCTACCAGCTTAATTAATGATTGGCTACAAGCTAAACGTGTGATGTTTGCGCCTCCTTATGATCGTCAACCAGCAAATCAATTGACTACAGGTGAAGAATACGAAAGAGTTGCAGGAATAGATGGTTCTATAAATTCTCTAAAGAATGATGGTTTTTACTATAAATATGGAGTACAACAAATCGACAGTGTAGATAATTTCACTGTAAATGGTAGTTATGCAATAATTAAAGTAAAAATTACTGAAGATCGTACACTGTTTGACAGCAATGGTAACATTATACCTAAAGAAACTGATTTTAAAACTAGGACAATACGCTACAAACTAAAATTTGTAGATGACCGATGGAAGATAGATTCAAAAACTAATTTAAGTGATTAA
- a CDS encoding M15 family metallopeptidase has translation MKPKKKRFYLLRLLGIATIALFTVVIFGVLLLKFSLTNPSGQATTYSTPSNIVTPKVNSMKSALPSVEISTNSTSITVDNLPPVNQQPITTQIAYGHFPYSQADPKQLIIVGSYASGIDQRFEFLNPEACQAFMKMIYAARDAGVWIIPVSGFRSIEKQQKLFQNQIQRYGSAQAAAKISAPPGYSEHHTGFAVDLTDGKFPKQDITLAFKKTDAYRWLTRNAKKFGFEMSFPANNLQGVNFEPWHWRYVGSSNAAAIFTNARN, from the coding sequence ATGAAACCAAAAAAGAAAAGGTTTTATCTTTTAAGGTTATTAGGAATTGCTACAATAGCTTTATTTACGGTTGTAATTTTTGGTGTGTTATTGCTGAAATTTTCACTTACAAATCCCTCAGGTCAAGCTACTACATATTCAACACCATCTAATATAGTTACTCCTAAAGTAAATTCAATGAAATCTGCACTACCAAGTGTAGAGATCAGCACTAATTCCACATCAATAACTGTAGACAACTTACCTCCAGTTAACCAACAACCAATAACTACTCAAATTGCCTACGGACATTTCCCCTATTCACAAGCTGATCCCAAACAATTAATCATTGTAGGTAGCTATGCTAGTGGAATAGACCAAAGATTTGAGTTTCTTAATCCAGAGGCTTGTCAAGCATTTATGAAGATGATTTATGCAGCCAGAGATGCAGGTGTTTGGATAATTCCGGTTTCAGGTTTTCGCAGCATAGAAAAACAACAAAAATTATTCCAAAATCAAATTCAGCGTTACGGTTCTGCACAAGCAGCAGCTAAAATTAGTGCGCCTCCTGGATATAGCGAACATCATACAGGCTTTGCTGTAGATTTAACGGATGGTAAATTTCCCAAACAGGATATTACTTTGGCGTTTAAAAAAACAGATGCTTATCGCTGGCTGACTCGTAACGCTAAAAAATTTGGCTTTGAAATGTCTTTCCCTGCCAACAATCTTCAAGGAGTAAACTTTGAACCTTGGCACTGGCGATATGTAGGTTCATCAAATGCAGCAGCAATATTTACTAATGCTAGAAATTAA
- a CDS encoding glucokinase, which produces MTLLLAGDIGGTKTILRLVEISDSSGLQTIYEESYQSGDFPDLVPMVQQFLLKANAGTPKKACFAIAGPVVNNTAKLTNLAWFLDTDRLAQELGIPLISLINDFAAVGYGIFGLSKQDLLTLQVGKHQSEAPIAIIGAGTGLGQGFLIKQGNNYQVFPSEGGHADFAPRNELEFQLLKYLLDKHDIQRVSVERVVSGQGIVAIYQFLRDRKHASESPEIAQIVRTWEQEAGQPEKSVDPGAAIGQAGVSGSDRLSEQTLQMFIDAYGAEAGNLALKLLPYGGLYIAGGIAPKILNLIQTSNFLLNFTQKGRMRPLLAEIPVHIILNQQVGLIGAALCAARL; this is translated from the coding sequence ATGACACTGTTACTAGCAGGAGATATTGGCGGTACAAAAACTATTTTGCGTTTGGTAGAAATATCAGACTCATCTGGGTTGCAGACTATTTATGAGGAAAGTTACCAGAGCGGGGATTTTCCTGATTTAGTACCGATGGTACAGCAATTTTTACTTAAAGCCAACGCAGGTACACCGAAAAAAGCTTGTTTTGCGATCGCTGGCCCGGTGGTCAACAATACTGCCAAACTCACGAATTTAGCTTGGTTTCTGGATACAGACCGCCTAGCGCAAGAATTGGGTATTCCCCTGATTTCCTTGATTAATGACTTTGCGGCTGTCGGTTATGGCATTTTCGGCTTGAGTAAACAAGACTTGCTGACTTTGCAAGTTGGTAAACACCAATCCGAAGCACCGATTGCCATTATTGGGGCTGGTACTGGCTTGGGACAAGGATTTTTAATCAAACAGGGCAATAACTATCAAGTCTTTCCCTCTGAAGGAGGACACGCCGACTTTGCCCCCCGCAATGAGTTAGAGTTTCAGTTATTGAAATATCTGCTCGATAAACATGATATTCAACGCGTGTCTGTAGAACGGGTAGTTTCTGGTCAAGGGATTGTGGCTATTTACCAATTTCTGCGCGATCGCAAACACGCCAGCGAATCCCCAGAAATCGCCCAAATTGTCCGCACTTGGGAACAAGAAGCCGGACAGCCAGAAAAAAGCGTTGATCCTGGTGCAGCCATTGGTCAAGCTGGAGTCTCAGGAAGCGATCGCCTCTCGGAACAAACCTTACAAATGTTTATCGATGCTTACGGCGCAGAAGCCGGTAATCTCGCCCTCAAACTCTTACCCTACGGAGGCTTATATATCGCTGGTGGGATTGCACCTAAAATCTTGAATTTAATTCAAACTAGTAACTTCTTGTTGAACTTCACCCAAAAAGGCAGAATGCGCCCCTTACTAGCAGAAATACCGGTGCATATTATTCTCAATCAACAAGTGGGATTGATCGGTGCAGCTTTATGTGCGGCTAGGTTATAA